ATCAGCCTCCCGCAACGGCTGATAAAGCAGGCCCAGGTAAATAGCATGTTGCTTTTTCGGATACTTCCTAAATATATTAATTTTATTATATTTATCCTAAACCTGGCTACTATCTTAGCTTAGCTCTATCAACTACTACTTGCCCTAGTACTTTCGCTCGCTGCTAACCGAGTAAAACACCCTGGCATGTACCGACTACTTGTTGCCCTGCTGCTTCCACTTTCCCGGCTGGCGACAGCGCAGGCGGTGCTCAGCGGCACCGTGCTCGACTCGCTAACGCACCAGCCCCTGCCATTCGCCAGCGTGTTTCTGGCTACCACCACGCTGGGCGCCACTACCAACGAGCAAGGCCACTTTGATTTTGCGCGCATTCCGCTGGGCAGCTACGACCTCGTGGCTTCTTACGTAGGCTATAGCCTGGGCAAGCAGCGGGTGGTAATAGCTGCCGGAGCCGCTCCTCAACAGCTCACGTTCAGCCTCTTGCCTTCGGCCAACCACCTCGGCGAGGTGGTAGTGCGGGCTTCCAACCCGCATCGCGCCGACGATTACCGCAAGTTTAAAGAGCTGTTTTTAGGAAGTACCTCGTTCTCGAAACAGTGCAGCATCGTCAATCACAAAGACCTGGACGTTTATTACGACGTCGTTAAACGAGAGCTTAATGCAACGGCCAGCAACTACATACAGGTTGATAACCAGGCGCTTGGCTATCACATCAAATATTATGGCCTGCGCTTCAGGTGCCAGTTTGCCCAGGATATTATCAGCTTTTATGGCCAGCCGGTGTTCGAAGAGATGACCCCGCGCAACGAGCGCCAGCAGCAAATTTGGGTAGCTAACCGCGCAACGGCTTATTACGGCTCGCTCACGCATTTTTTGAAAAGCGTCTACGACAACCAGGTGCAGGAGGCAGGCTTTCTGATGCAGCAGGTACGCCTCATACCCAATACCCACCTTGCCCATAATGATAGTATGCGCCTGGCCTTGCTGCATAAGTATAGATATACGCGGCTCTTCTTCACCCCTGCCGAAGAAGATTCGATAAGCAAATGGGTTAAAGCACCGAAAGCATTTGCGGTGCTTCATACCGCCGCCCGCCCCATTGATAGTGTACGCCGCGTATCGACCGATAAAGCGCACATCTTTTTACGCTTTACCCAAGAGCTGCAAGTAGCCTATTTTGGCGAAACGCCCGACCCACTCTACCGCATAGGGATGGCGACAATAGGGCCACCCGGCGCGCCCGCTCCGCGTAATCGAGAAGTATCGCGGCTTCGGCTGTTAGTACCTGAAGCTGAGATACAACCCAATGGGAAACTGCTGAATCCGATAGCCGTCTTTACCAGCGAGTACATGGGTTTCGAAAAAATGGGTGAATTTTTGCCCGTGAATTACGTGCCTCCCGCTTCGCCCTCCCACCCATGATAACCAAAACTGTGGCCGACGCCCAGGCTGCCCTCACAGGCCTGACCGACGGTATGACCCTGATGCTCGGCGGCTTCGGCCTCTGCGGCATTCCCGAAAACGCCATTCAGGAGCTGCTGCGCCTGGGCGTGAAAGACCTCACTTGCATCTCCAACAACGCGGGCGTCGATGATTTCGGCATTGGCCTGCTGCTGCAAAAGCGGCAGGTAAAGAAAATGATTTCAAGCTACGTGGGCGAAAATGCCGAGTTTGAGCGCCAGCTGCTGGCCGGCGAGCTCGAAGTGGAGCTCATTCCGCAGGGCACGCTGGCCGAGCGCTGCCGGGCCGGCGGGGCGGGCATCCCGGCCTTCTACACGCCGGCCGGCTACGGCACCGAAGTGGGCGAAGGCAAGGAAAGCCGCGAATTTAATGGCAAGATGTATCTGCTCGAAACGGGCCTCACCGCCGATTTTGCCCTCGTAAAGGCCTGGAAAGGCGACACGGCCGGCAACCTTATCTACAAGGGCACGGCCCGCAACTTTAACCCTATGATGGCCACGGCCGGCAAAATCACGGTGGCCGAGGTCGAAGAGCTGGTGCCGGCCGGCGAGCTGGACCCTAATCAGATTCATACGCCGGGTATTTTCGTGCAACGCATCTTTCAGGGCCAGCACTACGAGAAGCGCATCGAGCAGCGCACGGTACGCACGTCCTGAATTGAGGAGAACAGGCGGTCATGCTAAGCTTGTCGAAGCATCTCGCTTGCGCCACCTGCCTACACGCTCGCGATTCGGGCGAGATGCTTCGACAAGCTCAGCATGACCGCCTTTTCCCACCTAAATTTTATATGGCTCTCGACAAACACGGCATCGCCCGGCGCATTGCGCAAGAAGTACAAAACAACTCCTACGTGAACCTCGGCATCGGTATTCCGACGCTGGTGGCCAACTACATTCCGGCCGGCATCAGCGTAGAGCTGCAATCGGAGAACGGCCTGCTTGGCATGGGCCCGTTTCCTACCGAAAGGGAAGTTGACCCCGACCTCATCAATGCCGGCAAGCAAACCGTTACGACGCTGCCCGGCTCCAGCCTGTTCTCCTCGGCCGACTCGTTCGCCATGATTCGCGGTGAGCACGTGGACCTTACCATTCTGGGTGCAATGGAAGTATCGGAGCGCGGCGATATTGCCAACTGGAAGATTCCGGGCAAGATGGTGAAGGGCATGGGCGGCGCGATGGACCTCGTGGCATCGGCCAAAAATATCATCGTAGCCATGCAGCACGTAGCGCGCGACGGCTCATCCAAGCTGCTGCCTGCCTGCAGCTTGCCCATTACCGGCCTGCGCTGCGTGAAAAAAATCGTGACCGAGCTGGCGGTGCTCGATGTGACGCCCGATGGCTTTGTACTGCGCGAGCGGGCCCCCGGCGTGAGCGTGGCCCAGATTCGGGCGGCCACGGCCGGCCATCTGGTAGTGCCCATGCCCGATGAGGACGTGCCCGAAATGAGCGGCGTGTAGCCAGGGCGGCAGCGCCGGCTCCTACGCCATCTTCATACGACCAAGGCGGACGAGATGGTAGCTTTAAGCTGAAAATCAACTTACCAACTACCACTACCTATGCTTCGCTACTCGCTACTTCTGGCTGTTGCGCTGCTGGCCGGCACGGCCCGGGCCCAGACGTCGCCCAGCATCACGGCCGCCGATATGCCGGCCGTGGGCGATACGCTGCGCCTGAGCCAGGCCAGCGGGCTGCCCGCCAGTGCGCCGCCCCTCAGCCGCAACGGAGCCAACCAAACCTGGGATTACTCGGGCCTCGTAGCCAGCTCCCAAACCGTTGACCGCTACGCCAACGTGAATACCACGGCGGCGACCCTGCAGTTTACGTTTAATAACCCGCTCCTGAACCCAGCCTCCCGGGCTACGCTGGTGGTGCCGCGGGCGCTGCCGCTGCCCGCCACTGCCCTGGGGCTGCCCATTACCGACCCGCTGGAGTTTTCCAGCGTATCGCCGGCCGACTTCCGCCTGGTAGGCTACGGCGGCACCCTCAATGGCTTAGCGGTGCCCGTAACGTATGCCTCGCAGGCGCAGCAGGACGTTATTTATCGCTTTCCCATCAGCTACGGCAGTGGGGCCAGCGTCAGCAATTCGCTGCTGACTACGCCGGTGGTGCTGGCCGGCACGGGATATTTCAGCCAGAAGCGCCAGCGCACCAGTCAGCCCGACGCCTGGGGCACGATTACGACGCCCTTCGGCACCTTTCAGGCAGTGCGCCTCGTGGCAACCCTGCTCGACCACGACAGCCTCGCGGCTGGGGGCGCCCCTGGCCAGGGCCTGACGCTGCCCCTCACCCACGAGTACCGCTGGCTGGCCAAGGGCGTGCACGTACCGGTGCTGACTATCACCACCACCACCGTGGCGGGCGCGGAAGTAGTATCGGGGGTTGAGTACCGCGATGTGTACCGGCGCATTGTGCGGCTGGCTGCCCGCAACGCGGCGGCCAATGCTGTAGCTAGCGTTTACCCCAATCCTTCAGTAGCCGGCACCGCTCTGCGCCTGACCGTACCGGCCGGCAGCGGGCCACTCACGGTAACGGCCACCGACCTGCTGGGTCGGCAGCTGTTCAGCCGGCGCTTTGCTGGCAGCCCCGGCGGGGCGCTCACGCTGGAGGCGGCCACGCTTGGCAGCTTCCATGGGGTGCTGCTCCTTACAGTGCAAACCAGCCAGGGCCAGGCCACGCGCCGGGTAGTACGCGAATAAACTTACGCGTACAGGCATACGTTTAGCGGGAGCGGTGCTTGCCGGCTGGTCGGCCTTGGTCGGCCCGACAGCTACTTTTGCCTGGCCACCCGCTTATTCAACCCGATTTTTTACCTGAGCTATAATGGCTATTTCATCTACTGGCAAGGGCGCGCCCGGCGGCGCGCACCACCACAAAAAAAGCAGTAAGCTCGGGCCTGCTCTCACGGCCCTCGACGAGCGCCTGACGCCCACCGCCGTGCCGGCCCACAAGCTGGTGCTGCGCCAGCTGCGCCGCAACGACTTTAAGGCCATCAAGGCCATCATGGAGAAAGTATACTCCAACATGGAAGGTGCCTGGACGGCCGACGAGTTTGCGGCACTGCTGCGCAAGTTTCCCGAAGGCCAGATTTGCATCGAAGACAACGGCCAGGTAGTGGCCGCCGCACTGGCTATCATCGTGGATTACAGCAAGTTTGGCGACAAGCACACCTACGCCAAAATAACGGGCAATGGCAAGTTTGACACCCACGACGCCGAAGGCGATACCCTTTACGGCGTCGATGTGTTTGTTGACCCCGAATACCGTAGCCTGCGCCTGGGGCGCCGGCTCTACGATGCTCGCAAGGAGCTGTGCGAGAGCCTGAACCTACGCGCTATGGTGGCCGGTGGCCGCATTCCCGGCTATGCCCCCTACGCGGGCGAGATGACCCCCGCCAAGTACGTGGAGATGGTGCGCAACAAGGAGCTCGTCGACCCCATCCTTACTTTCCAGCTCTCGAACGAGTTTTACGTGCGTAAAATCATTCGCGGCTACCTGCCCTACGACTCGGAGTCAAAGGCTTATGCTACGCTCCTGGAATGGATTAACGTCTACTACGATGAGGAGTTCGACAAGCTTATCGGCAACCAGAAGTCGAACGTGCGCATTGGCATTGTGCAGTGGCAGATGCGCGCCACCAAGAGCCTGGAAGATTTTTTTCAGCAAATTGAGTTCTTTGTCGATACCGTGAGTGGCTATAAGGCGGACTTAGTGCTGTTTCCGGAGTTTTTTAATGCCCCCATGATGGCTCTTACCAACGAGGAGTCGGCTTCGGCGGCTATCCGGGGCATGGCGGCGTTCACCGAGCCCATCAAGGTGCGCATGATGGAGCTGGCCGTGAGCTACAACATCAACGTAATCGCGGGCTCGATGCCCGTTTATGAAGATGGCAAGCTTTACAACGTCAGCTACTTATGCCGGCGCGACGGCACTGTGGACGAGCAGTACAAGCTGCACGTAACCCCCGACGAGGCCAGCTACTGGGGTATGCGCGGCGGCGATAAGCTAAAGTGCTTTGACACCGACTTTGGCAAAATCGGTATCCTGGTGTGCTACGACGTCGAGTTTCCGGAGCTGTCGCGCCTGCTGAGCGATGAGGGCATGAAAATTCTCTTCGTGCCCTTCTGGACCGATACCAAGAACTCCTACCAGCGGGTGCGCATCTGCGCCCAGGCCCGCGCCATCGAGAACGAGTGCTACGTGGCCATCACGGGCTCGGTAGGCAACCTGCCCAGGGTAGAGAACATGGATATTCAATATTCGCAATCTGCGGTATTCAGCCCCTCCGACTTTGCGTTCCCGCACGATGCCATCGTGGCCGAAGCCACGCCCAATACCGAGATGACGCTCATCGCCGACCTCGACCTCGACTTGCTTAAAGACCTGAACAGCAGCGGGGCCGTGCGCAACCTGCGCGACCGCCGCAAGGACCTTTACAGCGTAAGCTGGCTGAAAAAAGCTGACCAGCAGCGCGACGAAGAGCTGCTGACGCAGGGCGAGGAGCGCCAGCCCGCCGTGAAGCCCGGCCGCCGCAAGGCCGTAGCCGCTGGCTAACGCAAACGCGCCAGCTGCCGAGGCAGGAGGTGAAAATCCGCTCATTGGGCCGGAGCTACTCCCCATAGCAGCGTGCTACCCATTACGAAGCGCTGCCAGCACGCCTGGCATAACAGCCTCACCCAGGTTTGGGTGAGGCTGTTATCATAGTGTAAATACCATATAGTACCTACCCCTGCGCCAGCAGGTAAGCCTGGTCGCGCAGGATGGTGCGCAGGAATGGCTCATCCGACAAGTCGGTGTGGATGCCCAGCAGAGCTTTTACCTTGAGGGCTGTTTCGTTGAGCAGCAGATAATTGCCCTGTTTTATACCCCGGCTCAACAGCTGGCGCAGCAGGGCAGCATCGTGGTCGCTGAGCTGGGCGGCCTGCGGAAATACGGGCTGGTAGCCATCGGGTATAGCCGCTTCCCGGGCCAGCAGCTGCGTGGCGTGTGCAGGCCGCAGGCTCAGCACGGTGGTACCGGCCAGCAGGTCGCCGAGGCGCTGGCCCTTCCCATTGACCAGCACGCTGATGGCGGCCACGCTGCCCACGGTGGCTATAATTTCGATAGGCCGCAACAGCCAGCGCAGCAGGTAGTCGCCGAGCCCGGCCGGGGTACCGTCGAGGCGCATCACCCGCATATGGCGCGCCTTCTTACCCAGAGTCTGGCCATTGAAAAAGATTTCAGCGAGCAGGAAATAAAACAGGAAAGGCAAGCAGATAATCGCCAGCAGCAGCAGCCCAAGCACCCCGGCCGGGTCGCTATAGCTGAGGTGCCTGCTAACCCCGCTGTAACCATCGGCAAAGTAGGACAGCAGCAGCGCCCACAGTACGCCCCAGGCAATGAGCAGCAGGTAGTCGAGCAGGGCCGCCACGATACGGTCGCCCACGCTGGCGGCTTCGTATTCAAGGGTAACATTCTGAGTGGTGTGAACGCGGATAGTGGACATAGCAGGCAGCGGCAAAAACAGCGGTACCAGCCGCTGAGTATGGCAAAGTAACGCTGGCGCACCCCTATCTTCACCGCCTGCAAACCCGCAATTTTTCCTTATATGCGCGAAGCCGTATTTCGCCGTCTCAACCAGGAGCGGTGGCAGCACTACGAAACCACTGCCGTGCCCACCGATGCCGATGAGCTGGCCACCCGCTTTGTAGCCCTAACCGACGACCTGGCCTACGCCCAGACCTTTTACCCGCATTCTGACACAACGCTTTACCTCAACCAGCTGGCCAGCCGCCAGCACCAGGCCCTCTATAAAAACAAGGTCGAAGAGCGGGGCCGCTTTGCCCGGCTTTGGGCCGTAGAAATACCGCTGGTGGTGGGCCGGCACCGGCGCGAGCTGCGCTGGGCACTGCTCGTGTTTGTGCTGAGCGGCCTGGTAGGCGCGCTTTCGGCGGCCTGCGATGACACGTTTGTGCGGGTGGTGCTCGGCGACGACTACGTGAACCAGACGCTGGCCAGCATCCGGCGGGGCGACCCGATGGCCGTGTACAAGCAAAGCGCCGAATTGCCGATGTTTTTGAGCATTACCACTCATAATATTCAGCTTGCGCTATTGACTTTTGCGCTCGGCATCACGGGGGGCATCGGCACTGCGTTTATGCTGTTTCGCAACGGCCTGATGCTGGGGGCCTTTCAATACTTCTTTTTTCAGCAGAAAGTACTGCTGGCCTCGCTGCTCACAATCTGGATTCATGGCACGCTCGAAATCTCCTCGCTCGTGCTGGCGGGTGGGGCCGGCTTCGTACTGGCGCGCGGGCTCCTGTTTCCGGGCACGTATGCCCGGCGCGAGTCGCTGCGCCTGGCCGCCCGCGAAAGCCTGAAGCTGGCGCTGGGCATTGTGCCGCTGCTGGGCATTGCCGGCTTTCTGGAAAGCTTCGTGACGCGCCATACCGAGATGCCGCTGGCGGCCAGCCTGCTCATTATTAGCGGCTCGGCGGCGTTTATCGGCTGGTATTTTGTGTATCGGCCCCGCCAGCTGCGGCAGCGCCTGCAGGCCACCTAACTTATTTTCCCTCCTCTCCTCCCTCTTTCCTTTTTCGATGGCCCTTAGCTATACCCACGAGTCAGACTTCCGCCAGGAGCGGGATTTTGGGCAAAAAATCAGCGCTACCTTCGAGTTTATCGGCGTGCATTGGCGGCCGCTGGGGCGAGTAATGCTTTACCTGGTGCTTCCCCTGGCCCTGGTGCAAGGCATTCTTACCGCCCTGTTACAGTCGCGGATGCTAAGCTCGATGCTAGCTACCACCCGCTACCCGCCCGAGCGCAACCCGCTGGCCATGCAGCGGGCTATGCTTGCAAACATGGCCAATCCGCTATATTACTTCAATATTGCCGTGTCGCTGGTGTTCATCTCCGTGCTCGTGCTCACCATATATGGCTACCTGGTGCATTGCCTGCGGCCGGCCAATGCTGCCCCCACGCCCATCACAGTTGCCGAAGTGTGGGGCGTGGTGCGCCGCCGGCTGGTGGGCTCGGTCTTTTCGCTGGTCGGCCTCTGTGTGGTGCTGCTACTCGGCTCTATCGTTTTTTTCCTCCCCGGCTTTTATCTGAGCATTGCGCTGAGCTTGTTCTTTATCGTAGCCGTAGTCGAGGAAACAGGCTTCCTGGCCACCATCAGCCGTTGCCTGAGTTTGACCAAGGGCAAGTGGTGGTCTACGTTCGGGCTCATTTTTATTATGACCTTCCTGCTGTACCTGCTGTTCATTGGGCTGGGCCTGGTGTTCGGGGTGCTACGCGCAAGTCTGCACGGGGCATTGCCCCTTAGTAGCGAGCCCGGGCAGTTTAGCCCCGTACTCATTGTTATCAATACGCTGCTCTTCACCACGGTTACCCTGCTGCTTTACCCACCCATTTTGCTGGTGCTGGCCTTTCAGTATTTCAACTTGGTGGAGCGCCGCGAGGGCGTGGGCCTGCACCAGCTCGTGGACCAGCTAGGCCAGGCACCACCCACCGGCCCTGGCGCTACCACCTATCGCCCCGATGAGGAAGGTGACTATTAAATACCGGGGCCTGGCCATCTGGCTACTATCGGCTTCACTGCTGACGGCAACTGGCCGGGCTACTCCCGCAGCATCTGCCCGGCCACTCGCGCCGGCTCCCCAAACGCTGCCTCCCGACCAGGGTGCTGTGCGCCTGCGCCAGCCGGCCGCCGTGGCGGCCCGCCTGAACGAGCTGCACAGCCAGCGCGAGTTCGATTATCGCGAGGCACCGCCGGCTACCGACGAGGCTTCCAGTGCCTGGAGTCGCTTCTGGCAGCGTATTTTCCGCTGGCTGCTCAGCAAGTTTTCCTGGCTGGGCACCGGTAGCTACGCCGGCTTCTGGCGCTGGCTCCTTTATGGGCTGCTGGCCGCTGCCGTGGTGTATGTGGTGCTCAAGCTGCTACAGGTTGACCTTACGGCGGCCTTTGGGCGCTCGCCGGGCCGGGCGGCGCTCCCCTACGACGCGCAGAGCGAAAATATTCACGAGCTGGATTTTCCGGCCCGACTGCAGGCGGCCGAGGAGGCCGGCAACTTCCGCCTGGCCACGCGCCTGGGCTACCTGGAGCTGCTCAAGCAGCTCACCGACCGGCAGCTCATCAGCTGGCAGCCCGACAAAACCAACCAGACCTACCTGCGCGAGCTGGCTGGCCAGCGGCCCGCGCTACGCCCGTCCTTTGCCGAGCTAACGCGACAGTTCGAGTACGTGTGGTACGGCGAATTGCCCCTTTCGCCCACCCTCTATACCGAGGTGCGCGCCGGCCAGCTTGGGCTGAGCCGGCAGCTCGGGGCCACCCGGGCGGGTGTTTCTTAAGCTAGTTTTTCATGTCGCTCCCTGCTATTTGCCTCGACTGCGAGCCGTTTCGCGACCGCCACAGCGGCTTCAGTCATTTTGTGTTTCCGCTGGCCGAGGAGCTGGTGCGCCAGAACCACCGCTATCACCTCAGCTGCTACGTGCCGCCGGCTGAGGTGGGAGCCCTGGGTACCGAAGGCGTTGAGTACCTTACGCAACGCAGCTTTCACAAATATTTCAACCCGCCCAGCTACCGCTTCCGGCTGTGGCACAGCACTTCGCAGCTAAGCTGGTACGTGCCCACCAGCCCCTTTACCAAAGTGGTGCTTACGGTACACGACCTCAACTTCCTGCACGAAAACCCCGATGAGCGCACCTATACCCGGCAGTTGGCAATGGTGCGCCGCAATATTCGGCGGGCCGATTATATCGTCACCATTTCCGACTTCGTGCGCCAAGATATTCTGCGCCACGCCGACCTGCTGGGCTACCAGCCGGGCAAGCCCATGCGCTACGTGCGGCGCGGCGTTGAGGCGCTGGTGCCGGTGCCCAACCACCAGCCGGCCTACGCACCGCGCCGGCCGTTCCTCTTCAGTCTGGGCGCGGTTAATGCCAAGAAAAACTTTCGGGTGCTGCCGCCGCTGCTGGTCGGCAACGACTACGAGCTGGTGCTGGCCGGCGGCTTCGCCGAGCCCGACTATGTGGCCCGGATTCGGGCCGCCGCCGCCGAAGCCGGCGTGGCCGACCGCGTCACCATTCTTACCCGCATCAGCGAGGCCGATAAAACCTGGTATTATCAGCACTGCCTGGCCTACCTGCAACCTTCTCTGGCCGAGGGCTTTGGCCTGCCCGTGGTGGAAGCTATGCAGTTTGGCAAACCAGTATTTCTGAGCCAGCTGACTTCGCTGCCCGAAGTAGGCGGCGCGGCGGCGCGCTACTTCCCCGACTTTACGCCCGCGGCCATGGCCCGCACCCTGGCCGCGGGGCTGGCCGAGTACCAGGCCCACCCCGCCCGCGCCACCGAGCTACGCGCCCACGCCGCCACGTTCAGCTGGGCGCAGTCGGCCGCCGATTACCTGGCCGTGTATGACACGTTGTTAGGCTCTTAGCTGCCGGCGCATGGCTCTCAGCTTCCCTTCTACTCGCCGACCAGCCGCTCCTCAACCAGCGGCAAGCCGCCCCGGTATATTATGACTCATTTTCGCCTGTATCTGCTGGGGTTGCTGCTCTTGTTCGGAGCCTTTGTGGCGCTGGAGTATTATCGCCCCCGGCCTCTCAACTGGCAGCCCACGCTCAGTAATAAAGATAAGATTCCGTACGGCACCTACGCCCTCTACGACGTGCTGCCCCAGCTGCTGGGTACAGGCTCGGTAGAGAGCGTACGCCTGCCGGTTTATAATCAGCTCTTTAAGGAAGACGAGCCCGACACCACCGGGGATTCGGTCGCGGCCAGCCGCTCAGCTGCTGCGCCCTCCTCCACCGGCCGCGACTCGGCCAGTGCACTCGCGCCGGCCAGCGGCCAAGCCAAGCCAAGTGGGCCCGCGCCCACGCTGCCAATGCAGCCCACCACCTACTTTTTTATTGCCAATCAATTCGCTATCAGTCAGCTCGAAGGGCAGGCGCTGCTGGCTTTTGTGGCCGCGGGCAACGACGTATTCATCGCGGCCGAGGAGCTTGACAACGCGGGCGGGCGGGCGGTATTTGCCGATTCGCTGGGCGTGCGCTTCCAGGAGGCCGACTCGGCGCGCACGCCCGGCCTGCCTCGCCCCGACTCGGTGCTGGTGCGGCTGGTAAATCCGGCCCTGGGCCCGGCCACGCTGCGGCTGCCGGCCCAGGCGGCCACCGCGCGCCTGGTAGTGCGGGGCGGCCACCAAGGCATCACCCTCGCCACCGATGCGCAGGGCCGGGCCGTGCTGCTGCGCCTCAACCACGGGCGCGGGCAGGTGTACCTATGCAGCGTACCAATAATATTAAGTAATTACTATGTGTTAGCGCCGCGCCACCGCCCCTTTGCGCTGGGGGCGCTCTCGTACCTGCCCACCGGCCGGCCGGTGTGGTGGGATGAATACCAGAAGCAGGGCCGCCTGGGCGAGCAGTCGGTGCTGCGTGTGCTGCTGGCCCACGACAGCCTGCGCACCGCCTACTACCTGCTATGGGTCACGGCCATTCTATTCATAGTTATCGAGGCGCGGCGACGGCAGCGTATCATCCCGGTTAGCAAGCCTTTGCCGAATACAACCTTGCTTTTTACCCGCACCGTAGCCAGCCTCTATCAGCAGGGCCGCAGCCATAACCGCATTGCGGAAAAAAAAGTGAGTCTCTTTCTGGACTACCTGCGCAGCCGCTTTCACGAGCCAGCGCCCGACCTCGGCGACGACGCTTTCCGCGAGCGCCTGAGCCAGAAGGCGGGACTGCCGCGCCTGCGCATCGATGAGCTGCTGCGGCTCATCAACTTCGTCCGTACCGCGCCCGTCGTCACCGACCGTGAGCTGCTTACGCTAAGCCGCGCTATCCGGGATTTCAAGCAGGAATCTACCTGAAGCGCTGCTAAAATCTGTATTGCACTGAGTCAATAAATTGCATTTTATCATTTTATAACTATTCCATTAAAATTATTTTAAATCATTTAAATTAGGTTTTTAGCTGTTTTTTCTTCTGAAAACAGAGCGCAAAACTAGTACTTTTTAGCAAACTCTTTCTACCGGTCTTTCTTTCAAAAGCGAAGCTACGCGCCCGCTACCAGCCTGCCAACTCATGGAAACTCAGTCTTTCGACGAACCCACTCTTGCTTCTTCAGCGCCGATAGCCGGCAGCTTTGCCCCGCGCACGGACCTCTCGCAGCTCGCGGCGCACGTCGAGGCCGTGCGCCAGCAAATCGGGCAGGTTATTGTGGGCCAGCACGACTTGCTGGAGCTGCTGCTCACGGCCCTGCTCGCCGATGGCCACGTCCTGCTCGAGGGCGTGCCGGGCGTGGCCAAAACTCTCACCGCCAAGCTGCTTGCCCGCACCCTGGATGTGCCGTTCAGCCGCATTCAGTTTACGCCCGACCTGATGCCGGCCGACGTGCTGGGCACCAGCGTGTTTCGGCCGGCGCAGGGCGATTTCGAGTTTCGGCCCGGCCCCATCTTCGCCAGCGTGGTGCTGATTGACGAAATCAACCGCGCCCCCGCCAAGACGCAGTCGGCCCTGTTTGAGGTGATGGAGGAGCGCACCGTGACCCAGGACGGCACGGCGCACCGCATGGGCTCGCCCTTCGTGGTGCTGGCCACTCAAAACCCGATTGAGCAGGAAGGCACTTACCGCCTGCCCGAAGCGCAGCTCGACCGCTTCCTCTTTAAGCTGAACGTGGGCTACCCCACGCTGGCCGAGGAAATCCAGATTTTGCAGGGCCACCACAGCGGTTTTGGCGGCACGCCGCTGGAACTTGTAAAGCCGGTGCTCTCAGCAGCCGACCTGGCCGCGTTGCGCCGGCAGGTGGGCCAGCAGCGCGTGGAAGCCAACGTGCTCGAATACATTGCCAAAATAGTGGGCCAGACCCGCGCCCACAAGGCGCTGTACCTGGGCGCGTCGCCCCGCGCCAGCATTGCGCTGCTCAACGGGGCCAAGGCGCTGGCGGCCCTGCGCGGCCGCGACTTCGTAACGCCCGA
The sequence above is drawn from the Hymenobacter baengnokdamensis genome and encodes:
- a CDS encoding stage II sporulation protein M, which encodes MREAVFRRLNQERWQHYETTAVPTDADELATRFVALTDDLAYAQTFYPHSDTTLYLNQLASRQHQALYKNKVEERGRFARLWAVEIPLVVGRHRRELRWALLVFVLSGLVGALSAACDDTFVRVVLGDDYVNQTLASIRRGDPMAVYKQSAELPMFLSITTHNIQLALLTFALGITGGIGTAFMLFRNGLMLGAFQYFFFQQKVLLASLLTIWIHGTLEISSLVLAGGAGFVLARGLLFPGTYARRESLRLAARESLKLALGIVPLLGIAGFLESFVTRHTEMPLAASLLIISGSAAFIGWYFVYRPRQLRQRLQAT
- a CDS encoding DUF4129 domain-containing protein; amino-acid sequence: MRKVTIKYRGLAIWLLSASLLTATGRATPAASARPLAPAPQTLPPDQGAVRLRQPAAVAARLNELHSQREFDYREAPPATDEASSAWSRFWQRIFRWLLSKFSWLGTGSYAGFWRWLLYGLLAAAVVYVVLKLLQVDLTAAFGRSPGRAALPYDAQSENIHELDFPARLQAAEEAGNFRLATRLGYLELLKQLTDRQLISWQPDKTNQTYLRELAGQRPALRPSFAELTRQFEYVWYGELPLSPTLYTEVRAGQLGLSRQLGATRAGVS
- a CDS encoding glycosyltransferase family 4 protein encodes the protein MSLPAICLDCEPFRDRHSGFSHFVFPLAEELVRQNHRYHLSCYVPPAEVGALGTEGVEYLTQRSFHKYFNPPSYRFRLWHSTSQLSWYVPTSPFTKVVLTVHDLNFLHENPDERTYTRQLAMVRRNIRRADYIVTISDFVRQDILRHADLLGYQPGKPMRYVRRGVEALVPVPNHQPAYAPRRPFLFSLGAVNAKKNFRVLPPLLVGNDYELVLAGGFAEPDYVARIRAAAAEAGVADRVTILTRISEADKTWYYQHCLAYLQPSLAEGFGLPVVEAMQFGKPVFLSQLTSLPEVGGAAARYFPDFTPAAMARTLAAGLAEYQAHPARATELRAHAATFSWAQSAADYLAVYDTLLGS
- a CDS encoding DUF4350 domain-containing protein translates to MTHFRLYLLGLLLLFGAFVALEYYRPRPLNWQPTLSNKDKIPYGTYALYDVLPQLLGTGSVESVRLPVYNQLFKEDEPDTTGDSVAASRSAAAPSSTGRDSASALAPASGQAKPSGPAPTLPMQPTTYFFIANQFAISQLEGQALLAFVAAGNDVFIAAEELDNAGGRAVFADSLGVRFQEADSARTPGLPRPDSVLVRLVNPALGPATLRLPAQAATARLVVRGGHQGITLATDAQGRAVLLRLNHGRGQVYLCSVPIILSNYYVLAPRHRPFALGALSYLPTGRPVWWDEYQKQGRLGEQSVLRVLLAHDSLRTAYYLLWVTAILFIVIEARRRQRIIPVSKPLPNTTLLFTRTVASLYQQGRSHNRIAEKKVSLFLDYLRSRFHEPAPDLGDDAFRERLSQKAGLPRLRIDELLRLINFVRTAPVVTDRELLTLSRAIRDFKQEST
- a CDS encoding AAA family ATPase; translation: METQSFDEPTLASSAPIAGSFAPRTDLSQLAAHVEAVRQQIGQVIVGQHDLLELLLTALLADGHVLLEGVPGVAKTLTAKLLARTLDVPFSRIQFTPDLMPADVLGTSVFRPAQGDFEFRPGPIFASVVLIDEINRAPAKTQSALFEVMEERTVTQDGTAHRMGSPFVVLATQNPIEQEGTYRLPEAQLDRFLFKLNVGYPTLAEEIQILQGHHSGFGGTPLELVKPVLSAADLAALRRQVGQQRVEANVLEYIAKIVGQTRAHKALYLGASPRASIALLNGAKALAALRGRDFVTPEDVQFLAAPVLRHRIMLTPEREMEGGTADEVVRQIVQSVEVPR